In a single window of the Gossypium hirsutum isolate 1008001.06 chromosome D02, Gossypium_hirsutum_v2.1, whole genome shotgun sequence genome:
- the LOC107910297 gene encoding probable protein phosphatase 2C 27, with amino-acid sequence MAADMDFSTPCEIVEDSYSKDNLSDMDNENLDNVKRIPLGKPPRHLSVMRHSMGSAKLIAEANLELDIGIIVHKSSSDEKNEFLPVLRSGSCAEIGPKQYMEDEHICIDDLIGHLGTTAEFPSPGAFYGVFDGHGGTDAALFIRKNILKFIVEDSHFPICVEKAIKSAFLKADYSFADASSLDISSGTTALIALIFGRTLIIANAGDCRAVLGRRGRAIEMSKDHKPNCTSERRRIEKLGGVIYDGYLNGQLSVARALGDWHMKGPKGSACPLSAEPELQETELSEEDEFLIMGCDGLWDVMSSQCAVTMARKELMVHNDPERCSRELVREALKRNTCDNLTVIVVCFSTDPPPRIEIPQFRVRRSISAEGLNFLKGVLDSN; translated from the exons ATGGCAGCAGATATGGATTTTTCAACTCCATGTGAAATCGTAGAAGATAGTTATAGTAAGGATAATTTATCAGACATGGACAATGAAAATTTGGATAATGTAAAACGAATCCCCCTTGGTAAACCTCCCCGCCACCTCTCAGTTATGCGCCATTCCATGGGCTCAGCCAAGTTGATTGCCGAGGCTAATCTG GAATTGGATATTGGTATTATAGTCCACAAATCATCTTCTGATGAAAAGAACGAGTTTTTGCCAGTATTGCGATCAGGAAGTTGTGCTGAAATAGGACCCAAACAGTATATGGAGGATGAACACATTTGCATAGATGATCTTATCGGACATTTGGGGACAACTGCCGAGTTTCCTTCTCCTGGAGCTTTCTATGGG GTTTTTGATGGTCATGGAGGAACTGATGCAGCCTTATTTATCAGGAAGAATATCCTTAAGTTCATAGTTGAAGACTCCCATTTTCCAATTTGTGTGGAGAAGGCAATCAAGAGTGCTTTTCTGAAAGCTGATTATTCATTTGCAGACGCCAGCTCTCTTGATATATCCTCCGGCACCACTGCATTAATTGCACTTATTTTTGGAAG GACCTTGATAATTGCAAATGCTGGGGATTGTCGAGCTGTGTTGGGAAGGCGAGGTAGAGCAATTGAAATGTCCAAAGACCACAAACCTAACTGCACAAGTGAAAGACGAAGAATTGAGAAACTTGGGGGTGTCATTTATGATGGTTACCTGAATGGTCAACTGTCTGTGGCACGAGCACTTGGAGATTGGCACATGAAGGGGCCAAAAGGATCTGCCTGTCCTTTAAGTGCAGAGCCAGAGCTGCAAGAGACAGAGTTAAGTGAGGAGGATGAATTCTTGATAATGGGATGTGATGGGCTGTGGGATGTTATGAGTAGCCAGTGTGCAGTGACTATGGCAAGGAAGGAGCTGATGGTTCATAATGATCCTGAAAGATGTTCAAGAGAGCTTGTGAGGGAGGCACTGAAACGCAACACTTGTGATAATTTAACAGTAATTGTGGTTTGTTTCTCCACTGACCCTCCACCTCGAATAGAAATACCACAGTTCCGTGTTCGGAGGAGCATATCAGCGGAAGGGCTGAATTTTCTAAAGGGTGTGCTGGATAGTAACTGA
- the LOC107903039 gene encoding uncharacterized protein isoform X1, translating into MPRCRCPSPGRSLCLASRGSSSVSVIPVVFMMVDAIAKAKGISINTVNFKAQIGKGNVPVMLAKPQTFMNSSGWGHCIILQDSIKASSGDFCASLIPTHRMKKFQI; encoded by the exons ATGCCCAGGTGTCGCTGCCCGAGCCCAGGCCGCAGTCTCTGCCTCGCAAGCCGTGGCTCATCGTCAGTCTCGGTAATCCCG GTGGTTTTTATGATGGTAGACGCTATAGCTAAGGCTAAAGGGATTTCTATTAACACAGTTAACTTTAAAGCTCAGATTGGAAAag GAAATGTTCCTGTCATGCTTGCCAAACCGCAAACGTTTATGAACTCAAGTG GTTGGGGCCATTGTATCATATTACAAGATTCCATTAAAGCAAGTTCTGGTG ATTTTTGTGCATCCTTGATCCCAACCCACCGCATGAAAAAGTTCCAGATTTGA
- the LOC107903039 gene encoding peptidyl-tRNA hydrolase, chloroplastic isoform X2: MPRCRCPSPGRSLCLASRGSSSVSVIPVVFMMVDAIAKAKGISINTVNFKAQIGKGNVPVMLAKPQTFMNSSGESVGAIVSYYKIPLKQVLVIFVHP; encoded by the exons ATGCCCAGGTGTCGCTGCCCGAGCCCAGGCCGCAGTCTCTGCCTCGCAAGCCGTGGCTCATCGTCAGTCTCGGTAATCCCG GTGGTTTTTATGATGGTAGACGCTATAGCTAAGGCTAAAGGGATTTCTATTAACACAGTTAACTTTAAAGCTCAGATTGGAAAag GAAATGTTCCTGTCATGCTTGCCAAACCGCAAACGTTTATGAACTCAAGTGGTGAGTCT GTTGGGGCCATTGTATCATATTACAAGATTCCATTAAAGCAAGTTCTGGTG ATTTTTGTGCATCCTTGA